A genome region from Baekduia alba includes the following:
- the ctaD gene encoding cytochrome c oxidase subunit I, whose amino-acid sequence MAATVEAPTTTVEPIPQVAARKVDAPATGWTSWVTTTDHKRIGIMYLVLTFAFFILGGVEALLIRLQLAVPNNDLLTPQTYNELFTMHGTTMIFLFVVPVMAGFGNYFVPLMIGARDMAFPKLNALSFWLLAAGGLVFYASIFFSPPECGWTCYSPLSDTDYLPSGGVDAWIFLIHLTGLSSLVGAVNFYATIANMRAPGMGWGRLPLFVWAILTYAVLLILALPVIAAAVTLLLTDRHFGTHFYDASNGGSPLLWQHLFWFFGHPEVYIMVLPGFGIISEVLPVFSRKPIFGYKAIAAATLVIAFLGLLVWAHHMFSTPSPSLVLVFFMMSSFLIAVPTGVKIFNWIATLWRGTITYTTSLLFAVGFIGTFLIGGITGIFVAVFPVDWQLTDTYFVVAHFHYVLMGGAVFTIFSGLYYWFPKMTGRLLSEPLGKASFWLMLIGFHVTFLVQHSAGMEGMPRRVYEYSDVQDLAILNLISTIGAFILGFGILLTLINVLISVKKGAVAGPDPWKANTLEWFTQSPPPVNNFDSVPRIRSVEPMKDIRRQVIAQTGAPEPAYMTAMEAGRLAGDGH is encoded by the coding sequence ATGGCCGCCACCGTCGAAGCACCCACCACCACCGTCGAGCCGATCCCGCAGGTCGCCGCCCGCAAGGTCGACGCGCCCGCCACCGGCTGGACGTCGTGGGTCACCACGACCGACCACAAGCGCATCGGGATCATGTACCTGGTCCTGACGTTCGCCTTCTTCATCCTGGGCGGCGTCGAGGCGCTGCTCATCCGCCTGCAGCTCGCGGTCCCCAACAACGACCTGCTGACGCCGCAGACGTACAACGAGCTGTTCACGATGCACGGGACGACGATGATCTTCCTGTTCGTCGTGCCGGTCATGGCCGGGTTCGGCAACTACTTCGTGCCGCTGATGATCGGCGCGCGCGACATGGCGTTCCCGAAGCTCAACGCGCTGTCGTTCTGGCTCCTGGCCGCCGGCGGCCTGGTCTTCTACGCGTCGATCTTCTTCAGCCCGCCCGAGTGCGGCTGGACGTGCTACTCGCCGCTGAGCGACACCGACTACCTGCCGTCGGGCGGCGTGGACGCGTGGATCTTCCTCATCCACCTCACGGGCCTCAGCTCGCTGGTGGGCGCCGTCAACTTCTACGCGACGATCGCGAACATGCGCGCGCCCGGCATGGGCTGGGGCCGCCTGCCGCTGTTCGTCTGGGCGATCCTGACCTACGCGGTCCTGCTGATCCTCGCCCTGCCGGTCATCGCCGCGGCCGTGACGCTGCTGCTGACCGACCGCCACTTCGGGACGCACTTCTACGACGCGTCCAACGGGGGCTCGCCGCTGCTGTGGCAGCACCTGTTCTGGTTCTTCGGGCACCCCGAGGTGTACATCATGGTGCTGCCGGGCTTCGGCATCATCTCCGAGGTCCTCCCGGTGTTCTCGCGCAAGCCGATCTTCGGCTACAAGGCGATCGCCGCGGCGACGCTGGTCATCGCGTTCCTCGGCCTCCTCGTCTGGGCGCACCACATGTTCTCGACCCCGAGCCCGTCGCTCGTGCTCGTGTTCTTCATGATGAGCTCGTTCCTCATCGCGGTGCCGACCGGCGTCAAGATCTTCAACTGGATCGCGACGCTGTGGCGCGGCACGATCACCTACACGACGTCGCTGCTGTTCGCCGTCGGCTTCATCGGGACGTTCCTGATCGGCGGCATCACCGGCATCTTCGTCGCGGTGTTCCCGGTCGACTGGCAGCTGACCGACACCTACTTCGTGGTCGCGCACTTCCACTACGTGCTGATGGGCGGCGCGGTCTTCACGATCTTCTCGGGCCTCTACTACTGGTTCCCGAAGATGACGGGCCGGCTGCTCAGCGAGCCGCTCGGCAAGGCCTCCTTCTGGCTCATGCTCATCGGCTTCCACGTCACCTTCCTGGTGCAGCACTCGGCCGGCATGGAGGGCATGCCGCGACGGGTCTACGAGTACTCCGACGTCCAGGACCTGGCGATCCTCAACCTGATCTCGACGATCGGCGCGTTCATCCTCGGCTTCGGCATCCTGCTGACGCTGATCAACGTCCTGATCTCGGTCAAGAAGGGCGCCGTCGCGGGGCCGGACCCGTGGAAGGCCAACACGCTCGAGTGGTTCACGCAGTCGCCGCCGCCGGTCAACAACTTCGACTCGGTCCCGCGCATCCGCTCGGTCGAGCCGATGAAGGACATCCGCCGTCAGGTGATCGCGCAGACCGGCGCGCCGGAGCCGGCGTACATGACCGCCATGGAGGCTGGCCGGCTCGCCGGCGACGGCCACTAG
- a CDS encoding heme o synthase: MEASRATPAPAAAPLPASGTRQLVSDLVALTKPKVQSLLLLTTVTTMLVAGSPSIELIVATCIGGYMSAGGAGAVNHWYDRDIDAQMARTATRPIPAGRIAPRTALWFGIGLGVAGFFWLWLTSNLLAGALSFSGFLGYTLLYTAWLKRRTWQNIVWGGAAGAVPPLVGWAAVTGGLTGLPIYLFAIVFFWTPPHFWALSILMKDEYAKVGVPMLPVVRGEGETRRQILLYSVLLYAVSQLPFCGGGGLGALYVGASGLLGIVFIALAVGLYRQATRKAALRLYLFSLLYLALLFASMVADVKL, translated from the coding sequence ATGGAGGCGTCACGCGCAACCCCTGCGCCCGCAGCGGCCCCGCTGCCGGCGTCCGGGACCCGTCAGCTGGTCAGCGACCTCGTCGCCCTGACCAAGCCCAAGGTCCAGTCGCTGCTCCTGCTGACGACGGTGACGACGATGCTCGTCGCCGGCAGCCCGTCGATCGAGCTGATCGTCGCGACGTGCATCGGCGGGTACATGAGCGCGGGCGGCGCCGGCGCGGTCAACCACTGGTACGACCGCGACATCGACGCGCAGATGGCGCGCACCGCCACGCGGCCGATCCCGGCCGGGCGCATCGCGCCGCGCACCGCGCTGTGGTTCGGGATCGGGCTGGGCGTCGCCGGCTTCTTCTGGCTGTGGCTGACGTCCAACCTGCTCGCGGGCGCGCTGTCGTTCTCCGGCTTCCTGGGCTACACGCTGCTGTACACCGCGTGGCTCAAGCGCCGCACGTGGCAGAACATCGTCTGGGGCGGCGCCGCAGGCGCCGTGCCGCCGCTGGTCGGCTGGGCCGCGGTGACCGGTGGTCTCACGGGCCTGCCGATCTACCTGTTCGCGATCGTCTTCTTCTGGACGCCGCCGCACTTCTGGGCGCTGTCGATCCTGATGAAGGACGAGTACGCGAAGGTCGGCGTGCCGATGCTGCCGGTCGTGCGCGGCGAGGGCGAGACGCGCCGCCAGATCCTGCTCTACAGCGTGCTGCTCTACGCGGTCTCGCAGCTGCCGTTCTGCGGCGGCGGCGGGCTGGGCGCGCTCTACGTCGGCGCCTCGGGCCTCCTGGGCATCGTCTTCATCGCGCTGGCCGTCGGGCTCTATCGCCAGGCCACGCGCAAGGCCGCACTGCGGCTGTACCTGTTCTCGCTCCTCTACCTCGCGCTGCTCTTCGCGTCGATGGTGGCGGACGTCAAGCTGTAG
- a CDS encoding CBS domain-containing protein, whose translation MQVRDGMSSMVLTVGPGHTLRAAAKAMSDRHVGAAVVLDPDAMGPGILTERDVLDAIGKGQDVDAELVGDHLTQEVVFASPEWSLEEAAAAMVRGGFRHLIVTDAGEIRGILSVRDVVRCWTDDGAICDVPAGASVGQSAG comes from the coding sequence ATGCAGGTGCGTGACGGCATGAGCAGCATGGTCCTCACCGTGGGCCCCGGCCACACCCTTCGAGCCGCCGCCAAGGCGATGTCCGATCGGCACGTCGGCGCGGCGGTCGTGTTGGACCCGGATGCCATGGGACCGGGGATCCTGACCGAGCGCGACGTGCTCGACGCGATCGGCAAGGGCCAGGACGTCGACGCCGAGCTGGTCGGCGACCACCTGACCCAGGAGGTCGTCTTCGCCTCGCCGGAGTGGTCGCTGGAAGAGGCGGCCGCGGCGATGGTGCGCGGCGGCTTCCGCCACCTGATCGTGACCGATGCCGGCGAGATCCGCGGGATCCTGTCGGTCCGCGACGTGGTGCGCTGCTGGACCGACGACGGCGCGATCTGCGACGTGCCCGCCGGGGCGTCCGTCGGCCAGTCGGCTGGATAG
- a CDS encoding helix-turn-helix transcriptional regulator codes for MHRPATIRLRTSLFEDAVAIVESEYAQDLSLDDIARRVASSRRQLQRAYSEIGETTFREHLTAVRMDRAAELLRIRGLTVRDVAHRVGYRQPAQFAKAFRRHHGIAPSDFRASGRFSRPEAVPATADDAAA; via the coding sequence ATGCACCGACCAGCCACCATCCGCCTGCGAACCAGCCTCTTCGAAGACGCGGTCGCGATCGTCGAGAGCGAGTACGCCCAGGACCTGTCGCTCGACGACATCGCCCGCCGCGTCGCGTCCTCCCGACGCCAGCTCCAGCGCGCCTACTCCGAGATCGGCGAGACCACCTTCCGGGAGCACCTGACGGCCGTGCGCATGGACCGTGCGGCCGAGCTGCTGCGGATCCGCGGCCTCACCGTGAGAGATGTCGCCCACCGCGTGGGCTACCGCCAGCCCGCCCAGTTCGCCAAGGCGTTCCGCCGTCATCACGGCATCGCGCCGTCCGATTTCCGCGCCAGTGGGCGGTTCTCGCGCCCTGAGGCCGTCCCCGCGACGGCCGACGACGCCGCCGCCTAG
- the coxB gene encoding cytochrome c oxidase subunit II has translation MVIVGLIASVLGIALGLVIDWFPAQGSEQAKKIDTFWDVLIICSVPVFVLVTGVVLYSARYFRMRPGEENLDGPPIHGNTRLEVVWTAIPAIMLMALCTYAYLVLHDIEKAPAAGNERQIQVNGQQFTWTFDYNEGGKKFSSAQLYVPEGESVKFNVKTRDVLHDFWVPAWRMKIDAVPGITTNYRVTPIKLGTYPVVCAELCGLGHAFMRQTAHVLPKAQYAAWVKKMSAPAAGGAAAGGAGGAAPAVDAKALFQQGETQTGATACGGCHKLADAGTAGGVGPELDQVLKGKDAAFIKESILNPNAEIAAGFDKGIMPDTYSKLLTGPEVDALVKYLEEVAAK, from the coding sequence ATGGTGATCGTCGGCCTCATCGCGTCAGTTCTGGGCATCGCTCTCGGGCTCGTCATCGATTGGTTCCCCGCACAGGGGTCAGAGCAGGCGAAGAAGATCGACACGTTCTGGGACGTGTTGATCATCTGCTCGGTCCCCGTGTTCGTCCTCGTGACGGGCGTCGTGCTCTACTCGGCCCGGTACTTCCGGATGCGCCCCGGGGAGGAGAACCTCGACGGGCCGCCGATCCACGGCAACACGCGCCTCGAGGTCGTCTGGACCGCGATCCCGGCGATCATGCTGATGGCGCTGTGCACCTACGCCTACCTCGTGCTGCACGACATCGAGAAGGCGCCGGCCGCCGGCAACGAGCGCCAGATCCAGGTCAACGGCCAGCAGTTCACGTGGACCTTCGACTACAACGAGGGCGGCAAGAAGTTCTCGTCGGCGCAGCTCTACGTGCCCGAGGGCGAGTCGGTCAAGTTCAACGTCAAGACCCGCGACGTGCTCCACGACTTCTGGGTCCCGGCGTGGCGGATGAAGATCGACGCCGTGCCGGGCATCACGACGAACTACCGGGTCACGCCGATCAAGCTCGGCACCTACCCCGTCGTCTGCGCCGAGCTCTGCGGCCTCGGGCACGCCTTCATGCGCCAGACCGCGCACGTGCTGCCCAAGGCCCAGTACGCCGCCTGGGTCAAGAAGATGTCGGCGCCCGCGGCGGGCGGCGCGGCGGCCGGTGGCGCGGGCGGCGCGGCTCCGGCCGTCGACGCCAAGGCCCTCTTCCAGCAGGGTGAGACGCAGACCGGCGCGACCGCCTGCGGCGGCTGCCACAAGCTCGCCGACGCGGGGACGGCCGGCGGCGTCGGCCCGGAACTCGACCAGGTGCTCAAGGGCAAGGACGCGGCGTTCATCAAGGAGTCGATCCTGAACCCGAACGCCGAGATCGCCGCGGGGTTCGACAAGGGGATCATGCCCGACACCTACAGCAAGCTCCTGACCGGCCCTGAGGTCGACGCGCTCGTCAAGTACCTGGAGGAGGTGGCGGCCAAGTGA
- the ctaD gene encoding cytochrome c oxidase subunit I has translation MFVLPFAFLIGLGCFDYWFYWAAGKPTRAEDHSSHGATSWKSYFHPNTDHKVIGIQYTVHSFFFLFVGGLMAMLMRAELAQPGRQFVDANTFNGLFSVHASILIFLFIIPVFAGLANFVLPLMIGAPDMAFPRLNALSFWLLPCAGVLMLASFFAPGGSFASGWTAYAPLSTTAPLGQMFFTIAVQFAGASSIATALNFLVTIITMRAPGMSFFRMPLLAWANFSTSLLVVIATPFIAASQFFVLLDYALGFHFFDADKGGDVLMYQHVFWFYSHPAVYIMMLPGFGIVSEVLAVKARKPIFGYRMMAFSLLAIVVLGFTVWAHHMFVSGMQSWIRIPMMVTTAIIAVPTGIKIFSWLATLWRGVIRLDTPMLFALGFLTMFTCGGISGVMLAMIPLDIHVSDTYFIVAHIHYVLFGGSLFTIFAGVYYWFPKMTGRMYDEKLGKLHFWTTFVFFNATFAPMHIIGVNGMPRRVADYADQFATWNLVISLASFCLGLSSLIFAYNMVASWRGGARAVANPWRALTLEWQVSSPPPVFNFDQVPTVVGGPYEYGVPGAVHGIFGPAAPAEAKATPAGTHAQPPTE, from the coding sequence ATGTTCGTCCTGCCGTTCGCGTTCCTGATCGGCCTGGGCTGCTTCGACTACTGGTTCTACTGGGCCGCCGGCAAGCCGACGCGGGCCGAGGACCACTCGTCGCACGGCGCGACGTCGTGGAAGAGCTACTTCCACCCGAACACCGACCACAAGGTCATCGGGATCCAGTACACCGTCCACTCGTTCTTCTTCCTGTTCGTGGGCGGCCTGATGGCGATGCTGATGCGCGCCGAGCTGGCCCAGCCGGGGCGGCAGTTCGTGGACGCCAACACGTTCAACGGGCTGTTCAGCGTCCACGCGTCGATCCTGATCTTCCTGTTCATCATCCCCGTGTTCGCGGGGCTGGCGAACTTCGTCCTGCCGCTGATGATCGGCGCGCCGGACATGGCCTTCCCGCGGCTGAACGCGCTGTCGTTCTGGCTGCTGCCGTGCGCGGGCGTGCTGATGCTCGCGTCGTTCTTCGCGCCGGGCGGCTCGTTCGCCTCGGGCTGGACGGCCTACGCGCCGCTGTCGACGACCGCGCCACTCGGGCAGATGTTCTTCACCATCGCGGTCCAGTTCGCGGGCGCGTCGTCGATCGCGACCGCGCTCAACTTCCTGGTGACGATCATCACCATGCGCGCGCCCGGCATGTCGTTCTTCCGGATGCCGCTGCTGGCGTGGGCGAACTTCTCGACGTCGCTGCTGGTCGTCATCGCGACGCCGTTCATCGCCGCGTCGCAGTTCTTCGTCCTGCTGGACTACGCGCTCGGCTTCCACTTCTTCGACGCCGACAAGGGCGGCGACGTGCTGATGTACCAGCACGTCTTCTGGTTCTACAGCCACCCGGCCGTCTACATCATGATGTTGCCCGGCTTCGGCATCGTCAGCGAGGTGCTGGCGGTCAAGGCCCGCAAGCCGATCTTCGGCTACCGGATGATGGCCTTCTCGCTGCTGGCGATCGTCGTGCTCGGGTTCACGGTCTGGGCCCACCACATGTTCGTGTCGGGCATGCAGTCGTGGATCCGGATCCCGATGATGGTCACCACGGCGATCATCGCGGTGCCGACCGGCATCAAGATCTTCTCGTGGCTGGCGACCCTCTGGCGCGGGGTCATCCGGCTCGACACGCCGATGCTCTTCGCGCTCGGCTTCCTGACGATGTTCACCTGCGGCGGCATCTCGGGCGTGATGCTCGCGATGATCCCGCTGGACATCCACGTCAGCGACACCTACTTCATCGTCGCCCACATCCACTACGTGCTGTTCGGCGGGTCGCTGTTCACGATCTTCGCCGGCGTCTACTACTGGTTCCCGAAGATGACGGGCCGGATGTACGACGAGAAGCTCGGCAAGCTGCACTTCTGGACGACGTTCGTCTTCTTCAACGCGACGTTCGCGCCGATGCACATCATCGGCGTCAACGGCATGCCGCGCCGCGTCGCCGACTACGCGGACCAGTTCGCCACGTGGAACCTGGTGATCTCGCTCGCCTCGTTCTGCCTGGGGCTGAGCTCGCTGATCTTCGCCTACAACATGGTCGCGTCCTGGCGCGGCGGTGCGCGCGCGGTGGCCAACCCCTGGCGCGCGCTCACGCTGGAGTGGCAGGTCTCCTCGCCGCCGCCGGTGTTCAACTTCGACCAGGTCCCGACGGTCGTCGGCGGCCCGTACGAGTACGGGGT